In one Macaca nemestrina isolate mMacNem1 chromosome 2, mMacNem.hap1, whole genome shotgun sequence genomic region, the following are encoded:
- the LOC139361864 gene encoding small ribosomal subunit protein uS11-like, translating to MAPRKGKEKKEEQVISLGPQVAEGENVFGVCHIFASFNDTFVHVTDLSGKETICRVTGGMKVKADRDESSPYAAMLAAQDVAQRCKELGITALHIKLRATGGNRTKTPGPGAQSALRALARSGMKIGRIEDVTPIPSNSTRRKGGRRGRRL from the coding sequence ATGGCACCTcgaaaggggaaggaaaagaaggaagaacaggtcaTCAGCCTCGGACCTCAGGTGGCTGAAGGAGAGAATGTATTTGGTGTCTGCCATATCTTTGCATCCTTCAATGACACTTTTGTCCATGTCACTGACCTTTCTGGCAAAGAAACCATCTGCCGTGTGACTGGTGGGATGAAGGTGAAGGCAGACCGAGATGAATCCTCGCCATATGCTGCTATGTTGGCTGCCCAGGATGTGGCCCAGAGGTGCAAGGAGCTGGGTATCACCGCCCTACACATCAAACTCCGGGCCACAGGAGGAAATAGGACCAAGACCCCTGGACCTGGGGCCCAGTCGGCCCTCAGAGCCCTTGCCCGCTCGGGTATGAAGATCGGGCGGATTGAGGACGTCACCCCCATCCCCTCTAACAGCACTCGCAGGAAGGGGGGTCGCCGTGGTCGCCGTCTGTGA